GGCAGGTGAAGGGCGGTGCCAATGGCAGCCCGCTGCGCGTGGCCGGCGCCTCCAGCGGCGATTTCATCTTCTCGCGCCCCGGCCGCTTCGTCTGGCGCTACCTGAAGCCTTATGAGCAGCAGCTCTCGGCCGACGGCCAGACGCTCTACATCTACGACAAGGACCTGAGCCAGGTCACGGAGCGCAAGCTCGATGCCTCGCTCGGCTCCAGCCCGGCGGCAATCCTGTTCGGCAGCAACGACCTGGCGAAGAACTTCTCGCTCAAGGAAGGCGGCACCAAGGACGGCATCGACTGGGTCGAACTGACCCCCAAGGCCAAAGACACCCAGTTCGAGCGCGTCGCCATCGGCTTCCGCGCGGGCGAACTGGAGGGCATGGAGTTGCGCGATGCCTTCGGCAACACCACGCTGCTGACGTTCTCGCATCTCCAGAAGAATCCGCAACTGCCGGCCAGCGCGTTCCGCTTCGTGCCGCCCAAGGGGGCCGACGTCATCAAGCAGTAACGCGACCGGGCCGGTTTTCCACAGGGAGACCGACCATGCGTTTTTCGACTTCCACGCCACTGCACCGGGCGATTGCCATAGCTGTTGCCGCGACGGCGGTGGCGTTCACGGGATGCGCTTCGACAGGCGCTTCCCGCTTTGATGTCGACTCGTTCCTGACCGCGCCCGATACGGTGCTGGCCGAGGCGCTGGTCAACAAGGATTTCCTGCGCGCCACCCAGTTGTCGGCCGGGGAGTGCAACGCGCTGGTGACGGGCCATGCCAGCCAGGTCGTGCCGATCCCGGCGCCGGCCGATGCGCGCCTGCCGGAGGCAGCCGCCCGCCAGCCGTTCGTGATCCAGCCGCGGGCCAGCGAGAGCGTCTGGCTGCTGCTGCGTTCGGCCGATGGCTCGCAGTCGTGCCACGGGCCGTTGCCGGCCAGCGAATTCATGGGCCTGGTGCGGCGCGCGGCGAACTGACGTCCCCTGCCTTTTGCCTGACCGGCCCGGCGGGGGCCGGGTCGCGGTTTCTGCGACAATCCCCGCATGAACGCTTCTCTCTTTCCGGACGCGCCCGCCCACATGCCGCTGGCCGAGCGCCTCCGCCCGCATTCCGTCGACGAGGTCATCGGCCAGCGGCACCTGCTGGGGCCGGGCAAGCCGCTGCGCGTGGCGTTCGCTTCGGGCGAGCCGCATTCGATGATCCTGTGGGGGCCGCCGGGCGTGGGCAAGACCACGCTGGCGCGGCTGATGGCCGATGCGTTCGATGCGGAATTCATTGCGCTGTCGGCCGTGCTGTCGGGGGTCAAGGACATCCGCGAGGCGGTGGAGCGGGCCGAGCAGTTTCGCGCGCACGGTCGCCGCACGCTGGTGTTCGTCGACGAGGTGCACCGCTTCAACAAGAGCCAGCAGGACGCCTTCCTGCCGCACGTGGAAAGCGGCCTGTTCACCTTCATCGGCGCGACCACCGAGAACCCGTCGTTCGAGGTGAACGGCGCGCTGCTGTCGCGGGCGGCGGTGTATGTGCTCAAGAGCCTGTCGGACGACGAGCTCAAGCAACTGGCCGAGCGGGCGCGGCAGGAGCTGGGCGGCCTGGAGTGGGCGCCCGCCGCGCTCGACGCCGTGGTCGCCTCTGCCGATGGCGATGGCCGCAAGCTGCTGAACAACCTCGAGATCGTCACCCGCGCCGCGCGTGCGCAGGCCGAAGGCGACACCGTGCCGACCGTCGATGAAGCGCTGCTGGCCTCCGCGCTGTCGGAGAACCTGCGCCGCTTCGACAAGGGCGGCGATGCCTTCTACGACCAGATCAGCGCGTTGCACAAGTCGGTGCGCGGCTCCGATCCGGACGCGGCGCTGTACTGGTTCTGCCGCATGCTCGACGGCGGCGCCGACCCGCGCTACCTGGCGCGCCGCATCGTCCGCATGGCCTGGGAAGACATCGGCCTGGCCGATCCGCGCGCCGCGCGCATCACGCTGGATGCCGCCGAGACCTACGAGCGCCTGGGCTCGCCGGAGGGCGAACTGGCGCTGGCGCAGGCGCTGATCTACCTGGCCATCGCACCCAAGTCCAATGCCGGCTACAACGCCTATAACGCGGCGCGTGCCTTCGTCGGCCAAGACAAGTCGCGCCCCGTGCCGGTTCACCTGCGCAACGCGCCGACCCGGCTGATGAAAGAGCTCGGCTACGGTCACGCCTACCGCTACGCCCACGACGAGCCCGAAGCCTACGCCGCCGGCGAGACCTACTTTCCGGACGACCTGCCGGCACAGGGCTGGTACGCGCCGGTGCCGCGCGGCCTGGAAGGCAAGATCGGCGACAAGCTGCGGCACCTGCGCGAGCTGGACGCCCAGTGGTTG
The sequence above is drawn from the Ralstonia solanacearum K60 genome and encodes:
- the lolA gene encoding outer membrane lipoprotein chaperone LolA: MFVLKARHLMAAGLVSLAAWSAGAQAGAIEQLNAFVNNVTTARGEFVQRQVKGGANGSPLRVAGASSGDFIFSRPGRFVWRYLKPYEQQLSADGQTLYIYDKDLSQVTERKLDASLGSSPAAILFGSNDLAKNFSLKEGGTKDGIDWVELTPKAKDTQFERVAIGFRAGELEGMELRDAFGNTTLLTFSHLQKNPQLPASAFRFVPPKGADVIKQ
- a CDS encoding replication-associated recombination protein A — its product is MNASLFPDAPAHMPLAERLRPHSVDEVIGQRHLLGPGKPLRVAFASGEPHSMILWGPPGVGKTTLARLMADAFDAEFIALSAVLSGVKDIREAVERAEQFRAHGRRTLVFVDEVHRFNKSQQDAFLPHVESGLFTFIGATTENPSFEVNGALLSRAAVYVLKSLSDDELKQLAERARQELGGLEWAPAALDAVVASADGDGRKLLNNLEIVTRAARAQAEGDTVPTVDEALLASALSENLRRFDKGGDAFYDQISALHKSVRGSDPDAALYWFCRMLDGGADPRYLARRIVRMAWEDIGLADPRAARITLDAAETYERLGSPEGELALAQALIYLAIAPKSNAGYNAYNAARAFVGQDKSRPVPVHLRNAPTRLMKELGYGHAYRYAHDEPEAYAAGETYFPDDLPAQGWYAPVPRGLEGKIGDKLRHLRELDAQWLAQQKNKSSRDD